The Halichoerus grypus chromosome 9, mHalGry1.hap1.1, whole genome shotgun sequence genome has a window encoding:
- the HUS1B gene encoding LOW QUALITY PROTEIN: checkpoint protein HUS1B (The sequence of the model RefSeq protein was modified relative to this genomic sequence to represent the inferred CDS: inserted 2 bases in 1 codon; deleted 2 bases in 2 codons; substituted 2 bases at 2 genomic stop codons) — MKFCANITGEDFIELFIHISGTISKLVRVFVLHMFXDSLCFRPDDSRVICDARVWYEVRQGDFFHHFHVEDVSEELKIYLELTSEHLFRIARSTGNASTLKPQLTNKWRPHLTVSVELPLPTGXTPVVVLDPFDGPVRVLPPRAWEDFPEPGMKACDVSVYLLALKTXKSSVERIALGRSSVVETNLSGKMNFSVETDVLSIKRFCFFFFGNLPKSAQDMPQDRNLENMVQVLVESRKLLQFFKGQQINPVTVLCNVLSNTLLHLVLVREDVSLQYFIPASEKFKQPFSLIVKSYGLPVSSLTLVIEFKSLVL; from the exons ATGAAGTTTTGTGCCAACATCACTGGCGAGGACTTTATAGAGCTCTTTATTCATATCAGTGGCACCATATCAAAGCTAGTGAGAGTCTTTGTGCTCCATATGTTCTAAGAC AGCCTGTGCTTTAGGCCTGATGACTCCAGGGTCATCTGCGATGCCAGAGTGTGGTATGAGGTGAGGCAGGGAGACTTCTTCCACCATTTTCACGTGGAAGATGTTTCAGAAgagttaaagatttatttagagctGACATCTGAGCATTTGTTCAGAATAGCAAGGAGCACAGGGAATGCCTCT ACCTTGAAGCCCCAGTTGACCAACAAGTGGCGTCCCCACCTCACTGTGTCTGTGGAGCTGCCGTTGCCCACAGGTTGAACTCCTGTGGTGGTACTTGATCCATTTGATGGGCCTGTAAGAGTACTTCCCCCAAGGGCATGGGAAGATTTCCCGGAGCCTGGTATGAAAGCCTGTGATGTTAGTGTTTATCTTCTGGCTTTGAAGAC CAAGAGCAGTGTAGAAAGGATAGCACTTGGGCGATCAAGTGTGGTTGAAACAAATCTAAGTGGCAAAATGAACTTCAGTGTAGAAACTGATGTCTTGTCTattaaaaggttttgtttttttttttttggaaatcttCCAAAGTCTGCTCAGGATATGCCTCAAGACAGAAACCTGGAGAACATGGTGCAAGTGCTAGTAGAGAGTAGGAAGCTTCTGCAGTTTTTCAAGGGACAGCAAATAAATCCTGTAACAGTCTTATGCAATGTTTTGAGCAATACTCTTCTTCATCTTGTTTTGGTTCGTGAAGATGTCTCTCTTCAGTATTTCATTCCTGCCTCAGAAAAATTCAAGCagcct TTTAGTTTAATTGTGAAAAGCTATGGACTGCCAGTTTCTAGTCTTACAttagtaattgaatttaaaagccTGGTCTTATAA